In Bacteriovorax stolpii, a single genomic region encodes these proteins:
- a CDS encoding L,D-transpeptidase family protein, with product MRKHIAPMMLLSALAISPVAHSQDAALDNAEVTTPAVTTSSNIYYIALNGLRVRSTPEDAGKTMGVLSLNERVRLVSPELINGKYVQIEIIKTVNKMLPSEKYYVVREYLSEKVIDYKEFTGKYFTVLNVATETLRIYERQCADNSCPHKMIMETEVVVGEDRDHPAAEKGKGRSVLGSYRLTGWAKFYQDAEGHYPAWYKDGYPDLPKIGENDWTDWFKSKYMPADANGKKHGSMRGAFGWYAGFVAPNPYGQWTHGTVGWGEDKDKYIKKTKKLITNIVSDPRSSGCTRNNNEAVAFIRQIIDTGAPMIKIYAKEALLDQSLSDYREDGKQWQYIMTKKAGEKADRAEVLQSLKVSGNEVDTFWAAKRAGGDLILDPKSPLNQILEVGTYDIDNQPTVIEYTPGEKMGKIKRSVGRKGNVYGVKSQDMSDGVFYIDAGVLSGYHHPKAILEVSGFEDEETPPWMNISNLNR from the coding sequence ATGAGAAAACACATTGCGCCTATGATGCTGCTTTCAGCATTGGCCATTTCACCAGTAGCTCACTCACAAGACGCTGCTCTAGACAACGCAGAAGTGACAACACCTGCGGTTACTACTTCAAGCAATATTTATTACATTGCTCTAAACGGACTAAGAGTTCGTTCAACTCCAGAAGACGCTGGTAAAACAATGGGCGTTCTTTCACTAAACGAAAGAGTACGTCTGGTTAGCCCTGAACTTATCAATGGCAAATACGTTCAGATCGAAATCATCAAAACTGTAAACAAAATGCTTCCTTCAGAAAAATACTATGTTGTGCGCGAGTACCTTTCTGAAAAAGTCATCGACTACAAAGAGTTCACTGGAAAGTACTTCACTGTTCTAAACGTAGCGACAGAAACTCTTCGTATCTATGAAAGACAATGTGCAGACAATTCTTGTCCACACAAAATGATTATGGAAACTGAAGTTGTTGTTGGTGAAGACCGTGACCACCCGGCCGCTGAAAAAGGAAAAGGACGTTCAGTTCTTGGATCATACCGTCTAACTGGATGGGCTAAATTCTACCAAGATGCTGAAGGACACTACCCTGCTTGGTACAAAGACGGATACCCAGACCTTCCAAAAATCGGTGAAAACGACTGGACTGACTGGTTTAAGAGTAAGTATATGCCAGCAGACGCTAACGGTAAAAAACATGGTTCAATGAGAGGAGCTTTTGGATGGTACGCTGGTTTCGTAGCTCCAAACCCATACGGACAATGGACACACGGTACAGTTGGATGGGGTGAAGACAAAGATAAGTACATCAAGAAAACAAAAAAACTTATCACAAACATTGTTTCTGACCCAAGAAGCTCTGGTTGTACAAGAAACAATAACGAAGCTGTTGCTTTCATCAGACAAATTATCGACACTGGTGCTCCAATGATCAAGATCTACGCTAAAGAAGCGCTTCTTGACCAATCACTTTCTGACTACAGAGAAGATGGAAAACAATGGCAGTACATCATGACAAAAAAGGCCGGCGAAAAAGCTGACCGCGCAGAAGTTCTTCAATCACTAAAAGTTAGTGGAAATGAAGTTGATACATTCTGGGCAGCAAAACGCGCTGGTGGAGATTTAATTCTTGATCCAAAGAGTCCACTTAACCAAATCCTTGAAGTTGGAACGTACGATATTGATAACCAACCAACAGTTATCGAGTACACTCCAGGGGAAAAAATGGGAAAAATCAAACGCTCAGTGGGAAGAAAAGGAAACGTTTACGGTGTAAAATCACAGGATATGTCTGACGGTGTATTCTACATTGACGCCGGAGTCCTTTCTGGTTACCACCACCCTAAAGCGATCCTTGAAGTAAGTGGTTTTGAAGATGAAGAAACTCCTCCATGGATGAACATCTCTAACTTAAACAGATAA
- a CDS encoding 3'-5' exonuclease, with protein MTTNFSKTPSYDLLHSLTFCVFDLETTGGNHQHDKIIEIGMVRIKNLQIVDQKSFLINPEVHIPEFIQKLTTIKDTDVADAPVIETVIDEILEFMGDSILVAHNTSFDVPFFNSVLKRLGKPELQNKSICTNLMTKYMIPNILSSNLNYMSKIFDLKHQKAHRALDDTMASAELLLKYLSIFIHKKIAKVNSLYYPKNKFELDRINYKKDVPLEGILEQINSLTTPFLVTLKGQEGVVLFSMPSHGRADEKAYIIEKVKKIPYEMLTLKLTGPYFQGLLEMSSYFSKISDELEIETIKKLCEFNGIDSKTVDLQHPQEMPADFIVVNHLIPEQYVIYPLRALHQKLELVFRYPTHQNKLVQYINSKSARMAQGKMKKDHLNPMINNFLIAYLKGSRDTLLIQRQNAKITNQDLKDPIEKFMSENPNDYDFPHKYL; from the coding sequence ATGACAACGAATTTCTCAAAAACGCCCTCGTACGATTTACTTCATTCATTAACATTCTGTGTATTCGACCTGGAAACAACCGGTGGGAATCATCAGCACGATAAGATCATTGAAATCGGTATGGTACGTATTAAGAACCTGCAGATCGTTGATCAAAAGAGCTTTCTGATTAATCCAGAAGTTCACATTCCTGAATTCATCCAAAAACTAACCACAATCAAAGACACCGATGTTGCCGATGCTCCGGTGATTGAAACAGTTATTGATGAAATCCTGGAGTTCATGGGAGATTCAATTCTCGTGGCCCACAACACGTCATTTGACGTGCCTTTCTTTAACTCTGTCCTAAAGCGCTTAGGGAAGCCGGAGCTGCAAAATAAGTCGATTTGCACTAACCTCATGACGAAATACATGATCCCTAACATCTTGAGCTCGAACTTAAATTACATGAGTAAGATTTTCGATCTCAAGCATCAGAAGGCCCACCGCGCCCTGGACGATACAATGGCCTCGGCAGAACTTCTGCTGAAATACCTTTCAATCTTTATTCACAAGAAGATCGCTAAGGTTAACAGCCTTTATTACCCGAAAAATAAGTTTGAGCTGGATCGTATCAACTATAAAAAAGATGTTCCTCTTGAAGGAATTCTTGAACAAATCAACTCTCTGACAACTCCCTTTCTGGTGACTTTAAAAGGTCAGGAAGGAGTGGTGCTTTTTTCTATGCCTTCCCATGGAAGAGCTGATGAAAAAGCATACATCATTGAGAAAGTTAAAAAGATTCCTTACGAGATGCTGACTCTTAAACTCACTGGCCCTTATTTCCAGGGTCTTCTGGAAATGTCGTCTTACTTCTCTAAAATCAGTGATGAGCTGGAAATTGAAACGATTAAGAAGCTGTGCGAATTTAACGGTATTGACTCAAAGACTGTCGATCTTCAGCACCCCCAGGAAATGCCAGCGGACTTTATCGTGGTTAATCACCTGATCCCTGAACAGTACGTAATCTACCCGCTTCGAGCCCTTCACCAGAAGCTGGAGCTGGTCTTCCGTTACCCGACTCACCAAAATAAACTGGTTCAATACATCAACTCTAAGAGTGCGAGAATGGCCCAGGGGAAAATGAAAAAAGATCACTTGAACCCGATGATTAATAACTTTTTGATCGCCTACTTAAAAGGAAGCCGCGACACGCTTCTTATTCAGCGCCAGAATGCCAAAATCACCAATCAGGACCTAAAAGACCCGATTGAAAAGTTTATGAGTGAAAACCCGAACGACTACGATTTCCCTCATAAGTATCTTTAG
- a CDS encoding histidine kinase dimerization/phospho-acceptor domain-containing protein — MKAKGKTKIQFVVDPNLISKDQSEFLVRVLQEEKIKYATNIQDLDDFTPGLFFVEKKNLRKVSRFKNKMIVLPAQDQSDGLSVSKINFNSYEEISHFIDKFFLAERHLQIQERIKESERLYDVIKTYLDEINIEANGAESKKIFESILDLEMLLLQEESLLSWNTHFKSFLKKSNELQALALVTSSGLSQEELQVDENSLIFKLPSEDYYLFMRFKHFDVKKDAEFVELLLSTCMRTLQILDQKLVKSDGEIDFWKKIFSKIPYPMAVISSLGDLLIYNESFAKIGILPKECLRFKDSESAEIFQNFYKIRRIDFPINLIQVSYFVFYTTDKNQIQKSGEKPAKKASSVDELGIISSSIAHELNNPLAGILAALSLLSLEDDWSPDALSDLEDMKSGAKRCKELVEIFLGFSKFSPSTHTQVSIKGSLDQAINLLRFRMIESNLRLDMKYSPTLEHFSHQINASIMSMIFYLICSELMTAFAHHRLVTQVQHGALSGEVLEFSNQIVLKLDEDFEYEDKIVQSKLIQHLLVFEKLEVNFLKQEIRLIYRS, encoded by the coding sequence ATGAAGGCTAAAGGGAAAACCAAAATCCAATTCGTTGTCGATCCAAACTTGATCTCAAAAGATCAATCAGAGTTTCTTGTTCGCGTTTTGCAAGAAGAGAAAATCAAGTACGCCACCAATATTCAAGATTTAGATGACTTTACTCCCGGGCTTTTTTTTGTAGAGAAAAAGAACCTGAGAAAAGTAAGTCGTTTTAAAAATAAGATGATTGTTCTGCCGGCCCAGGACCAAAGCGATGGGCTGTCAGTAAGTAAGATCAATTTCAATTCTTATGAAGAGATCTCGCATTTCATTGATAAATTCTTCCTGGCCGAGCGTCACCTGCAGATTCAGGAGAGAATCAAAGAAAGCGAGAGGCTTTACGATGTTATTAAAACTTACCTGGATGAAATTAATATCGAGGCCAATGGAGCGGAGTCAAAAAAGATTTTTGAATCCATCCTCGATTTAGAGATGCTACTTTTACAAGAAGAGTCTCTTCTTAGTTGGAACACGCATTTTAAAAGTTTTTTAAAAAAGAGCAATGAGCTTCAAGCTCTTGCCCTGGTCACAAGCAGTGGGCTTTCTCAGGAAGAACTGCAGGTTGATGAGAACTCTCTTATTTTTAAGCTTCCAAGTGAAGATTATTATCTTTTTATGCGTTTCAAGCATTTCGATGTGAAAAAAGATGCTGAGTTTGTCGAGCTTCTACTTTCAACTTGTATGCGCACACTTCAGATCCTCGATCAAAAGCTAGTTAAAAGTGATGGCGAAATTGATTTTTGGAAAAAGATCTTCTCAAAAATCCCTTACCCTATGGCCGTTATTTCAAGCCTTGGGGATCTTCTTATTTACAACGAATCTTTTGCCAAGATTGGAATTCTTCCAAAAGAATGCCTGCGTTTTAAAGATTCAGAAAGTGCGGAAATCTTCCAGAACTTCTATAAAATCAGACGCATTGATTTTCCTATTAATTTAATTCAAGTTTCGTATTTTGTTTTTTATACAACTGATAAAAACCAAATCCAAAAAAGCGGAGAGAAGCCGGCCAAAAAAGCCTCTTCAGTGGATGAATTAGGGATTATCTCGAGTTCTATTGCCCACGAATTAAATAACCCACTGGCGGGGATTTTAGCGGCCCTGTCGCTTCTTTCTCTGGAAGACGACTGGTCACCGGATGCTCTGTCTGATTTAGAAGACATGAAGAGTGGGGCCAAGAGATGTAAAGAGCTGGTAGAAATCTTTCTGGGTTTTTCTAAGTTTTCTCCAAGTACCCACACCCAGGTTTCTATTAAAGGCTCTCTTGATCAGGCCATCAATCTTCTGCGATTTAGAATGATTGAATCTAACCTGCGCTTAGATATGAAATACTCACCGACACTGGAGCATTTCTCTCATCAGATCAATGCCTCGATTATGTCGATGATTTTTTATCTAATCTGCAGTGAACTTATGACTGCTTTTGCCCACCACCGCCTGGTCACTCAGGTTCAGCATGGGGCATTGTCGGGAGAGGTGTTGGAGTTTTCTAATCAAATCGTTTTAAAACTGGATGAAGACTTCGAGTACGAAGATAAAATCGTTCAGTCAAAACTGATTCAACACTTACTGGTTTTTGAAAAACTAGAGGTTAATTTCCTAAAACAGGAAATCCGCCTTATCTATCGCTCTTAG
- the xseA gene encoding exodeoxyribonuclease VII large subunit codes for MSLEVKKVSEIVGEIKNLLEHEFSNVSIEGEITNLSLSSSGHWYFTLSDKDSAISAALFKMDALRNPLMKTIKDGSKVVVVGDINVYPKRGTFQIIVKRIVPVGTGDLKEQFEKLKRKLASEGLFDMDQKKPIPQMPKRVAIITAQRGAALQDFINIYRRRSIWMDLLVIPTLVQGDDAPRAIRASLHNVIKYSMEAEPAKKIDLIVLARGGGSLEDLWAFNDEGLAYDIFNCPIPIISAVGHEVDFSISDFVADLRCETPSAAAEVITHHQTMIKDKMTNLRSRLKNVMDYKMSRLENRLKHAHPHAILNILLSRLASFQKRLSRCAIHQRLHELTNIHEFYLSLDENLERMKQILKERFKDYHHRLDKSRDVLKVLNPKNVLERGYGYLETEAGKVVASTSDFDKAPKGVSFNLHFHDGSRKVKSNEG; via the coding sequence ATGAGTCTAGAAGTTAAAAAAGTCTCCGAAATCGTCGGGGAAATCAAAAATTTACTCGAACATGAATTCTCTAACGTTTCCATCGAAGGAGAGATCACCAATTTATCATTGTCCTCATCTGGGCACTGGTACTTCACGCTCTCAGATAAAGACTCAGCTATTAGTGCTGCCCTTTTTAAAATGGATGCCCTAAGAAACCCTCTAATGAAAACCATCAAAGATGGATCGAAGGTTGTGGTTGTCGGTGATATCAACGTTTATCCAAAAAGAGGAACGTTTCAAATCATCGTAAAAAGAATTGTTCCGGTGGGAACAGGGGATTTAAAAGAGCAGTTTGAAAAATTAAAAAGAAAACTCGCCAGCGAAGGCCTTTTTGATATGGATCAAAAAAAGCCGATCCCGCAAATGCCTAAACGCGTGGCCATCATTACCGCTCAAAGAGGAGCGGCCCTGCAGGACTTCATTAATATTTACCGCCGCCGTTCTATCTGGATGGATCTCTTAGTGATTCCGACATTAGTTCAGGGGGACGATGCTCCAAGGGCGATCCGTGCTTCTCTTCACAATGTGATTAAGTATTCAATGGAAGCTGAGCCAGCTAAAAAAATCGACTTGATCGTCCTTGCCCGCGGGGGAGGAAGTTTAGAAGATTTATGGGCCTTCAACGATGAAGGATTAGCCTACGATATTTTTAATTGCCCGATCCCTATTATCAGTGCCGTCGGACACGAAGTCGATTTTTCTATCTCTGATTTTGTCGCCGATCTTCGCTGTGAAACGCCGTCAGCGGCAGCGGAAGTCATCACTCATCACCAGACGATGATTAAAGACAAAATGACCAATCTTCGCTCGCGCTTAAAGAATGTGATGGATTATAAGATGAGCCGTCTGGAAAACAGGCTTAAGCATGCTCATCCGCATGCTATTTTAAATATTCTTCTTTCGAGGCTGGCCTCTTTTCAAAAGCGCCTTTCAAGATGTGCTATTCATCAGCGTTTACATGAACTCACGAACATTCATGAGTTCTATTTAAGCCTGGATGAAAACTTAGAGAGGATGAAGCAGATTCTAAAAGAACGTTTTAAGGACTATCACCACCGCCTGGATAAATCCCGCGATGTCTTAAAAGTCTTAAACCCTAAAAACGTTTTAGAGCGTGGTTATGGTTACCTGGAAACAGAGGCGGGGAAAGTGGTAGCTTCTACGAGTGATTTTGATAAAGCTCCAAAAGGAGTGTCATTTAACCTTCACTTCCACGACGGTTCGAGAAAAGTAAAATCCAATGAAGGCTAA
- a CDS encoding S41 family peptidase, with protein sequence MKRAVTSLLVGLSLMSSAAFAAPAEDLAKKSRYEKLELFNKVLYLIESQYYREVSTDKLIEGAINGMMNTLDPHSAYLDSEVFSKMQEETSGEFGGLGIEVTQKDGVLVIITPIEDSPAFKAGIKAGDKIVEINHESMVGASLQQAIDKLRGKMKSKIVLGIVRDGVDGVKNFELTREIVYLRPVKYELLQNAYAYVRLTQFQKKSAEYIVDALKKMREQLKKEPLKGVILDLRSNPGGLLDEAVDVSSIFLKDGIVVSTEGRDPKNKEIRYVKKSGYKELEVPLVVLINGSSASASEIVSGALQDAKRAIIMGTQSFGKGSVQSVAKIDDASGVKLTIAQYMTPSGRKIQAVGINPDVTIGEAEGEWYDENRKESSFIREKDLKNHLTATIETAEEKKIREEQELKERIERTERFKAMREKKKQAKKPEAKEPVVAGDDEEDSKRVAPGEDYQVNQAINYLKNIGLIKTLKF encoded by the coding sequence ATGAAGAGAGCTGTGACCAGTCTCTTGGTCGGTCTGTCGTTAATGTCTAGTGCTGCTTTTGCAGCTCCAGCAGAAGATCTTGCAAAAAAATCACGTTATGAAAAATTAGAACTCTTCAACAAGGTTCTCTACCTTATTGAGTCGCAGTATTACCGCGAAGTCAGCACCGATAAGCTTATTGAAGGGGCCATCAACGGGATGATGAATACCCTTGATCCTCACTCTGCTTATCTCGATAGCGAAGTCTTCTCAAAAATGCAGGAAGAGACATCGGGAGAGTTTGGTGGACTTGGAATTGAAGTCACTCAAAAAGATGGTGTTTTGGTTATTATTACTCCGATTGAAGATTCACCAGCATTTAAGGCGGGAATCAAAGCGGGAGATAAAATCGTAGAAATCAATCACGAGTCGATGGTAGGAGCAAGTCTTCAGCAGGCCATCGATAAACTACGTGGAAAAATGAAATCAAAAATCGTCCTGGGAATTGTCAGAGATGGCGTGGACGGAGTGAAAAATTTTGAACTCACTCGCGAGATTGTTTACCTAAGGCCGGTTAAGTATGAATTGCTACAAAATGCTTATGCTTACGTTCGCCTGACTCAGTTTCAGAAAAAATCAGCTGAGTATATTGTTGATGCTCTAAAGAAAATGAGAGAGCAGCTAAAGAAAGAACCTTTAAAGGGTGTAATCCTTGACCTGCGCTCAAACCCAGGTGGATTACTGGATGAGGCAGTCGATGTGTCTTCAATCTTCTTAAAAGATGGAATCGTTGTTTCAACAGAAGGTCGCGATCCAAAAAATAAAGAAATCCGTTACGTGAAAAAGAGTGGATATAAAGAGCTTGAAGTGCCACTTGTGGTGCTGATTAACGGCTCTTCAGCTTCAGCTTCTGAAATCGTTTCGGGTGCCCTACAAGATGCTAAACGCGCCATCATCATGGGGACTCAGTCTTTTGGTAAAGGTTCAGTTCAGTCTGTGGCAAAAATCGATGATGCAAGCGGTGTGAAACTGACAATCGCCCAGTACATGACTCCTTCTGGAAGAAAGATCCAGGCCGTAGGAATCAATCCTGATGTCACAATCGGTGAAGCTGAAGGCGAGTGGTATGATGAAAACAGAAAAGAGTCGAGTTTCATCAGAGAAAAAGATTTAAAGAATCACTTAACAGCGACGATTGAAACAGCAGAAGAAAAAAAGATCCGCGAAGAGCAGGAGCTTAAAGAAAGAATCGAGCGCACGGAAAGATTTAAAGCGATGAGAGAAAAGAAAAAGCAGGCGAAAAAACCTGAAGCAAAAGAGCCGGTCGTTGCTGGAGATGATGAAGAGGATTCTAAGCGCGTGGCCCCAGGTGAAGACTACCAAGTCAACCAGGCCATCAATTATTTAAAAAATATCGGCCTGATCAAGACCCTAAAATTCTAA
- a CDS encoding murein hydrolase activator EnvC family protein, which produces MGEPLVMMARSLLIIPLIVLTGAVSAQSAVGVPQAKEESADKLNVFEMKRKLQDQNKNIQTLAKEVANVEVTLGLNNKKYLKLAEERARIEESLASARRNADFDSETLKKNYSQTKNLLMGVLLNKLENTENSSDMLARKVMIEKLQKRLADLDGMMKTNKALQTDVDGLYAKLQESMDTEKELLAVMGELEERRRELRNSLDQQTKNNADMKARFDEEKNKLAINQKSKRIVEERERLAPMQITEEIKIPSQPLSGGEFYPPIYSYQAMEYQKKGVTFNFHGKNEVRATKAGKIVYTGTLANYGNVLMIDHGNDTRTVLLGQFDYSVKNGDSVKDAQVVGFTNPRSGNGLGEGRIYFEVRKNNLAQNTYLLLDKKSLAKNSSH; this is translated from the coding sequence GTGGGAGAGCCGCTCGTGATGATGGCCAGGTCTCTTCTTATTATTCCATTGATCGTTTTGACTGGAGCTGTGTCAGCTCAGTCTGCTGTCGGCGTGCCGCAGGCCAAGGAAGAGAGTGCTGATAAACTTAACGTCTTTGAGATGAAGCGCAAGCTTCAGGATCAAAATAAAAACATCCAGACTTTAGCTAAAGAAGTGGCCAATGTTGAAGTGACATTGGGACTTAACAATAAAAAGTATCTTAAGCTTGCTGAAGAAAGAGCACGCATTGAAGAAAGCCTGGCCTCTGCCAGAAGAAATGCCGATTTCGACAGCGAGACGCTAAAAAAGAACTACTCACAGACTAAAAATCTTCTGATGGGTGTGCTTTTAAATAAACTAGAAAATACTGAAAACTCTTCTGATATGCTTGCTAGAAAAGTTATGATCGAAAAGCTGCAGAAGAGACTTGCTGATCTCGATGGAATGATGAAGACCAACAAGGCCCTTCAGACTGACGTCGATGGACTATACGCTAAGCTTCAAGAGTCGATGGATACGGAAAAAGAACTCCTGGCCGTGATGGGAGAGCTTGAAGAAAGACGCCGCGAACTTAGAAACTCGCTGGATCAGCAGACAAAAAATAATGCTGATATGAAGGCCCGTTTTGACGAAGAAAAAAACAAGCTGGCCATCAACCAGAAGTCTAAAAGGATCGTCGAAGAGCGCGAGCGCCTGGCCCCAATGCAAATAACCGAAGAAATCAAGATTCCTTCTCAGCCTTTGTCAGGTGGAGAGTTTTATCCACCAATCTATTCTTACCAGGCAATGGAATACCAGAAAAAAGGTGTGACGTTTAATTTCCACGGGAAAAATGAAGTGCGCGCTACTAAGGCCGGTAAGATCGTTTATACCGGGACGCTGGCAAACTACGGGAATGTCCTGATGATTGACCATGGGAACGATACCCGCACTGTTCTTTTAGGACAGTTTGATTACTCAGTTAAAAACGGCGACAGCGTCAAGGATGCGCAGGTCGTAGGTTTCACCAATCCAAGATCAGGCAATGGTCTGGGAGAGGGAAGAATTTATTTCGAAGTTAGAAAAAATAATTTAGCTCAAAATACATATTTGCTGTTAGATAAGAAATCGCTCGCGAAAAATTCATCTCACTAG
- a CDS encoding cell division ATP-binding protein FtsE yields the protein MQNFSQTANHRTMKAPQQQGQKGPIFYCEDVSVQFDEIMALKNVQLTIERGEIIFLTGASGAGKTTLLKVLSGLQDPTSGRVIRPEKGSGKKSLFISNVFQDLRLMGKYTCEENLMFSYDSSIYANKAEFVQDLNELARILGIKDRLHLKINDANGGLKQKVAIIRALLTRPDVLIADEPTSSLDIDNTRRLFDVLNLYNVKRGLTVVWATHNKDLIKSFTGRIIHLDNGRLVYSGNACFI from the coding sequence ATGCAAAATTTTTCTCAAACAGCGAACCACAGAACTATGAAAGCTCCACAACAACAAGGCCAGAAAGGTCCCATTTTTTATTGTGAAGACGTCTCGGTTCAATTCGACGAAATTATGGCCCTTAAAAATGTTCAATTAACAATTGAGCGTGGAGAAATTATTTTTCTTACGGGTGCTAGTGGTGCAGGGAAAACAACTCTTCTAAAAGTTCTCTCAGGATTACAAGACCCGACTTCAGGGCGTGTGATCAGACCAGAAAAAGGTTCAGGTAAAAAAAGTCTATTCATCTCCAACGTCTTTCAAGATTTACGTTTAATGGGGAAATACACTTGTGAAGAGAACTTAATGTTCTCATATGATTCTTCAATCTATGCCAACAAGGCAGAGTTCGTTCAAGACCTGAATGAACTTGCCCGCATCCTGGGAATCAAAGACAGACTTCATTTAAAAATTAACGACGCCAATGGGGGCCTTAAGCAAAAGGTCGCTATTATCAGAGCGCTTCTGACTCGCCCGGATGTTTTAATTGCAGACGAGCCGACATCATCACTTGATATCGACAACACCAGAAGGCTTTTTGATGTGCTTAACCTGTACAATGTTAAGCGCGGATTAACTGTCGTGTGGGCCACTCACAATAAGGATCTCATTAAGAGTTTCACCGGCCGAATTATTCATTTAGACAATGGACGTTTAGTGTATTCGGGGAATGCATGTTTTATCTAA
- a CDS encoding HD domain-containing protein, which yields MDVANSEGLKASQPNQKNHVIYDPIYGFIKLNPIEFEIISSPFYQRLRWIKQLGFSCYVFPGAEHSRFHHSIGVMFNAHKILESCGRAVSEKELMDASCLTPECVYHKSLRLAALMHDLGTFMFSHTTEMAYIEYGETTKAKGGKGLPDDHENLGAFIIKNTDYPGGITYILKKYGINPQRISDLVKGVDESILANQILHSEVDCDRMDYLLRDAHYTGLSYGSYDRDYLLYHFQVKRVDNHDILTIRHNALHCVEDFLTSRFSWYSQVIRSPRGAKFDSIAERVCYYLLEKGFIYKYSELLEMIEKDPMKFYGFNDNYFMTLVHKHYNNGDLDKNPKIKDMARVILLASGGKAIRCEEFKSRLLSQDDPQALERYYKRAHAKFLEIEEFLKKKGGPSDWVISDIPKKSIMFVKSPKNVARGSTTGKHNILLDRDPVKMAMENGEIKLLADVENSLISRLFNSNNFIPNVYCSTSAYELLLAEGVIDGSFS from the coding sequence ATGGATGTCGCAAACTCAGAAGGCCTAAAGGCTTCACAACCTAACCAAAAAAATCACGTCATTTACGATCCAATCTACGGCTTCATCAAGCTTAACCCGATTGAATTTGAAATCATCTCCAGCCCGTTTTATCAACGTTTAAGATGGATTAAGCAGCTGGGATTTTCTTGTTACGTTTTCCCGGGAGCTGAGCATTCGCGCTTTCACCATTCAATTGGTGTAATGTTTAACGCTCATAAAATCCTGGAGTCGTGCGGACGCGCCGTTAGTGAAAAAGAACTGATGGATGCAAGCTGTTTAACCCCTGAGTGCGTGTATCACAAGAGCTTGCGTCTTGCGGCCTTAATGCACGATTTGGGAACGTTTATGTTCTCGCACACGACAGAGATGGCCTACATTGAGTACGGCGAGACGACAAAAGCGAAAGGTGGAAAAGGTCTTCCTGATGACCATGAAAACCTAGGTGCTTTTATCATTAAAAACACAGATTACCCGGGTGGGATTACTTATATTCTAAAAAAATACGGCATCAACCCGCAGAGGATTTCTGATTTAGTTAAGGGAGTAGACGAGTCTATTCTTGCAAACCAAATCCTGCACTCTGAAGTTGACTGTGACCGCATGGACTACCTCTTAAGAGACGCTCACTACACAGGTCTTTCATACGGTTCATACGACCGCGATTATCTTCTATATCACTTTCAGGTTAAGCGCGTAGACAACCACGACATCTTAACGATTCGTCACAATGCCCTTCACTGTGTGGAAGACTTTTTGACTAGCCGTTTTTCCTGGTACTCACAAGTTATCCGCTCTCCTCGTGGAGCGAAGTTTGACTCGATTGCTGAGAGAGTTTGTTATTATCTTTTAGAAAAAGGCTTCATTTACAAATATAGCGAACTGCTGGAGATGATCGAAAAAGACCCGATGAAGTTTTACGGCTTCAACGACAATTACTTCATGACTTTAGTTCACAAGCACTACAACAATGGTGACCTGGATAAAAATCCAAAGATTAAAGACATGGCCCGCGTGATTCTTTTGGCCAGTGGTGGAAAAGCGATTCGTTGCGAGGAGTTTAAGTCGAGACTTCTGTCTCAGGACGACCCGCAGGCGCTTGAGCGCTACTACAAGCGCGCCCATGCGAAGTTTTTAGAGATTGAAGAGTTCCTAAAGAAAAAAGGTGGACCCTCTGACTGGGTCATTTCCGATATCCCGAAAAAGTCGATTATGTTCGTCAAATCCCCTAAAAACGTGGCCCGCGGCTCAACGACCGGCAAGCACAACATCCTGCTGGACCGCGATCCAGTGAAGATGGCCATGGAAAACGGGGAGATCAAGCTTCTGGCCGACGTCGAGAATTCGCTGATTTCCAGACTTTTTAACAGTAACAACTTCATCCCGAACGTTTATTGTTCGACTTCTGCCTATGAACTTCTCCTAGCAGAGGGTGTTATTGACGGGTCTTTTAGTTAA